In Pirellulales bacterium, a single genomic region encodes these proteins:
- a CDS encoding universal stress protein translates to MQLKKILFPTDFSHASDAGLPLATALARDTGATLVILHVEEPPLAYGGGELYYGIPEPNTEALQKMLAAVKPADPQVAYVHRMVTGDPATEIVRVANDERADIIVVGTHGRTGLTRLLMGSVAEQVIRRAACPVLTFKEPREAK, encoded by the coding sequence ATGCAACTTAAAAAGATTTTGTTTCCCACGGACTTTTCTCACGCCAGCGATGCGGGCTTGCCCCTGGCGACCGCGCTGGCGCGAGATACCGGCGCGACGCTCGTGATTTTACACGTCGAAGAGCCGCCGCTGGCTTACGGCGGCGGCGAACTGTACTATGGTATTCCCGAGCCGAATACCGAGGCTCTCCAAAAAATGCTGGCCGCGGTGAAACCGGCCGACCCGCAGGTGGCTTACGTTCACCGGATGGTCACCGGCGATCCGGCGACAGAGATTGTACGTGTGGCCAACGACGAACGGGCCGACATCATTGTTGTCGGTACACACGGCCGCACCGGGCTGACGCGACTGCTGATGGGAAGCGTCGCCGAGCAGGTAATTCGACGTGCCGCTTGTCCCGTGCTGACGTTCAAGGAGCCGCGCGAAGCAAAGTAA